The Burkholderia cepacia ATCC 25416 genome includes a window with the following:
- a CDS encoding SDR family NAD(P)-dependent oxidoreductase has translation MHIDLKGKTAVVTASTAGIGLAIAEGLARAGARVVVNGRSDASVQSALAHLRAAVPDAGFDGIAADLSDATGVARITQHTPAADILVNNAGIYGLKAFFEIDDAEWEHYFQMNVMSGVRLARHYLKGMIERNAGRIVFISSESGLNIPVDMIHYGFTKTAQLSIARGLAKLAAGTNVTVNSVLPGPTMSDGVRALLKETADETGRSVEDVAVEFVRNHRSSSIIQRPATPEEVANLVVYVCSPQASATTGAALRVDGGVVDTIA, from the coding sequence ATGCATATCGATCTGAAAGGCAAGACCGCGGTCGTTACCGCCTCCACCGCCGGCATCGGGCTCGCGATTGCCGAAGGGCTCGCGCGCGCCGGTGCGCGCGTCGTCGTCAACGGCCGCAGCGACGCGTCGGTGCAGTCCGCGCTCGCGCACCTGCGTGCGGCCGTCCCCGACGCGGGCTTCGACGGCATCGCGGCCGATCTCTCCGATGCCACGGGTGTCGCCCGCATCACGCAGCACACGCCCGCGGCCGACATCCTCGTCAACAATGCGGGCATCTACGGCCTGAAGGCGTTCTTCGAGATCGACGACGCCGAGTGGGAACATTACTTCCAGATGAACGTGATGTCCGGCGTGCGGCTCGCGCGGCATTACCTGAAGGGGATGATCGAACGCAATGCCGGCCGCATCGTGTTCATTTCGTCGGAATCGGGCCTGAACATCCCGGTCGACATGATTCATTACGGATTCACGAAAACCGCGCAGCTGTCGATCGCACGCGGCCTCGCGAAGCTCGCGGCCGGCACCAACGTGACCGTCAACTCGGTGCTGCCGGGGCCGACGATGTCGGACGGCGTGCGGGCGCTGCTGAAGGAAACGGCCGACGAAACCGGCCGCAGCGTGGAAGACGTGGCCGTGGAGTTCGTGCGCAACCATCGTTCGAGCTCGATCATCCAGCGGCCGGCGACGCCCGAGGAAGTCGCGAACCTGGTGGTCTACGTGTGCTCGCCGCAGGCTTCGGCGACGACGGGCGCCGCGTTGCGGGTGGACGGCGGCGTGGTCGACACGATCGCGTGA
- a CDS encoding AI-2E family transporter, translating into MGAHVPSSHDPAARPRAQQVARVVLYAALLVLALWIIRDFIPAIAWACVIAIAMWPLLKCFESHRLFRDRPTLIATVITAAISLLVVLPIAVAAVQAIGQAHDLREWLKSVQDSGIPLPDVVSRLPYGSAQITEWWQANLGHPLHAASAMHGVNSEKFLAFGRQFGTKLAHVLLEFGFMLVTLFVILRAGHKLSGALLQGARRAFGHNGAELIDRMVKAVYGTVTGLVVVGLGEGALLGIAYALAGVPHAALLGLVTAIAAMLPFCAPIVFCGAALWLFVQGATVWAVVVAVLGFVVVFVAEHFVRPVLIGSSARLPFLLVLFGILGGAETFGLIGLFVGPALMTVLTMLWAEWIA; encoded by the coding sequence ATGGGCGCACACGTCCCGTCGTCTCACGACCCCGCCGCACGGCCGCGCGCGCAGCAGGTTGCCCGCGTCGTGCTGTATGCGGCGCTGCTGGTGCTCGCGCTGTGGATCATCCGCGACTTCATTCCCGCCATCGCATGGGCCTGCGTGATCGCCATCGCGATGTGGCCGCTGCTCAAATGCTTCGAATCGCACCGGCTGTTCCGTGACCGGCCGACGCTGATCGCGACCGTCATCACGGCCGCGATCTCGCTGCTCGTCGTGCTGCCGATCGCGGTCGCGGCCGTCCAGGCGATCGGGCAGGCGCACGACCTGCGCGAGTGGCTGAAGTCGGTCCAGGACAGCGGCATTCCGTTGCCGGACGTCGTCAGCCGGCTGCCTTACGGTTCGGCTCAGATCACCGAATGGTGGCAGGCCAATCTCGGCCATCCGCTGCATGCGGCCAGTGCGATGCACGGCGTCAACAGCGAGAAATTCCTCGCGTTCGGGCGGCAGTTCGGCACGAAGCTCGCGCATGTGCTGCTCGAATTCGGCTTCATGCTCGTCACGCTGTTCGTGATCCTGCGCGCGGGCCACAAGCTGTCGGGCGCATTGCTGCAGGGCGCGCGGCGCGCGTTCGGGCACAACGGCGCGGAACTGATCGACCGGATGGTCAAGGCCGTGTACGGCACGGTGACGGGGCTCGTCGTCGTCGGGCTCGGCGAGGGTGCGCTGCTCGGCATCGCGTATGCGCTGGCCGGCGTCCCGCATGCGGCGCTGCTCGGCCTCGTCACGGCGATTGCCGCGATGTTGCCGTTCTGCGCGCCGATCGTGTTTTGCGGCGCGGCGCTCTGGCTGTTCGTGCAGGGGGCGACGGTGTGGGCCGTCGTGGTGGCCGTGCTCGGTTTCGTCGTCGTGTTCGTCGCCGAGCATTTCGTGCGGCCGGTGCTGATCGGCAGCTCGGCGCGGCTGCCGTTCCTGCTGGTGCTGTTCGGCATCCTCGGCGGCGCCGAGACGTTCGGCCTGATCGGGCTGTTCGTCGGCCCCGCGCTGATGACGGTGCTGACGATGCTGTGGGCCGAGTGGATCGCGTGA
- a CDS encoding NADH:flavin oxidoreductase/NADH oxidase, producing MSALFEPFKLKDVTLRNRIAVPPMCQYVAEDGVVNDWHHVHLAGIARGGAGLVIAEATAVSPEGRITPGCAGLWTDAQAAAFAPSVAAIKAAGAVPGIQIAHAGRKASANRPWEGDDHIADGDPRGWQTIAPSAVPFGAHLPKVPREMTHDDIARVQADFVASAKRARDLGFEWLELHFAHGYLGQSFFSVHSNHRTDEYGGSAENRGRFLVDTLAAVRKVWPEHLPLTARLGVIEYDGRDEETLAESIALTQRMKREGLDMLSVSVGFSTPAAQIPWGPAFLAPIAERVRREAGLPVSSAWGIDTPQLANRVVAEAQLDLVMVGRAHLADPHWPYYAARQLGVERPSWTLPAPYAHWLERYRIADKAA from the coding sequence ATGTCTGCCCTGTTCGAACCGTTCAAACTCAAGGATGTCACGCTGCGCAACCGTATCGCGGTGCCGCCGATGTGCCAGTACGTCGCCGAGGACGGCGTCGTCAACGACTGGCATCACGTGCATCTGGCCGGCATCGCGCGCGGCGGCGCGGGCCTCGTGATCGCCGAGGCGACGGCCGTGTCGCCGGAAGGGCGCATCACGCCGGGTTGCGCGGGGCTGTGGACCGATGCGCAGGCCGCAGCGTTCGCGCCGTCGGTCGCGGCGATCAAGGCGGCCGGCGCGGTGCCCGGCATCCAGATCGCGCACGCGGGCCGCAAGGCGAGCGCGAACCGTCCGTGGGAAGGCGACGACCATATCGCCGACGGCGATCCGCGCGGCTGGCAGACCATCGCCCCGTCGGCCGTGCCGTTCGGCGCGCACCTGCCGAAAGTGCCGCGTGAAATGACGCACGACGACATCGCCCGCGTGCAGGCCGATTTCGTCGCATCGGCGAAGCGTGCGCGCGATCTCGGCTTCGAATGGCTCGAATTGCACTTTGCGCACGGTTATCTCGGCCAGAGCTTCTTCTCGGTGCATTCGAACCACCGCACCGACGAATATGGCGGCTCGGCCGAGAATCGCGGCCGCTTCCTCGTCGACACGCTCGCGGCCGTGCGCAAGGTCTGGCCCGAGCACCTGCCGCTGACCGCGCGCCTGGGCGTGATCGAATACGACGGCCGCGACGAAGAGACGCTCGCCGAGTCGATCGCGCTCACGCAGCGGATGAAGCGGGAAGGGCTCGACATGCTGAGCGTGTCGGTCGGCTTCTCGACGCCCGCCGCGCAGATTCCGTGGGGTCCGGCGTTCCTCGCGCCGATCGCCGAGCGCGTGCGCCGCGAGGCCGGGCTGCCGGTGTCGTCCGCATGGGGGATCGACACGCCGCAACTGGCGAACCGCGTGGTGGCCGAAGCGCAGCTCGATCTCGTGATGGTCGGTCGCGCGCACCTGGCCGATCCGCACTGGCCGTACTACGCGGCCAGGCAGCTCGGCGTCGAGCGTCCGTCGTGGACGCTGCCCGCGCCGTACGCGCACTGGCTCGAGCGCTACCGGATCGCCGACAAGGCGGCCTGA
- a CDS encoding type 1 glutamine amidotransferase domain-containing protein, producing the protein MKILVVLTSHDTLGDTGKKTGFWLEELAAPYYVFKDAGVELTLVSPKGGQPPLDPKSSDPAAQTDATRRFEADAAAKAELASTRKLADVSVDDYDAVFYPGGHGPLWDLAEDLHSIGLIERALAAGKPVAAVCHAPGVLRHVKNPQTGESVVRGKRVTGFTNSEEAAVELTEVVPFLVEDMLKTNGAQFERSADWAPHIVTDGLLITGQNPASSAPAAEALLAQLGRR; encoded by the coding sequence ATGAAGATTCTGGTTGTCCTGACCTCGCACGACACGCTCGGCGACACCGGCAAGAAGACCGGCTTCTGGCTCGAGGAACTGGCCGCGCCGTACTACGTGTTCAAGGATGCGGGCGTCGAGCTGACGCTCGTGTCGCCGAAGGGCGGCCAGCCGCCGCTCGACCCGAAAAGCAGCGATCCGGCCGCCCAGACCGACGCGACGCGCCGCTTCGAAGCCGATGCGGCGGCCAAGGCCGAACTGGCGTCGACGCGCAAGCTGGCCGACGTGTCCGTTGACGACTACGACGCCGTGTTCTACCCGGGCGGCCACGGCCCGCTGTGGGATCTCGCCGAGGATCTGCATTCGATCGGCCTGATCGAGCGCGCGCTGGCGGCCGGCAAGCCGGTGGCGGCGGTCTGCCACGCGCCGGGCGTGCTGCGTCACGTGAAGAATCCGCAGACCGGCGAATCGGTCGTGCGCGGCAAGCGCGTGACGGGCTTCACCAACAGCGAGGAAGCGGCCGTCGAACTGACGGAAGTCGTGCCGTTCCTCGTCGAGGACATGCTGAAGACCAACGGCGCGCAATTCGAACGCAGCGCCGACTGGGCGCCGCATATCGTCACCGACGGGCTGCTGATCACGGGGCAGAACCCCGCATCGTCGGCGCCCGCCGCCGAGGCGCTGCTCGCGCAACTCGGCCGCCGTTGA
- a CDS encoding substrate-binding domain-containing protein has translation MRGVTVKVNLKALSDALGLSRTTVSRALNGYDDVSEATRERVARVAREMGYVADPTARRLATGRADMIGIVYPFGAGDLGDPRFGEVVAGITERLAERNLDFIIASARPNAELDTYRRIVEGKLVDGLIVARTLVDDPRIAYLQASAFPYVAYGRTRMAEPYAWFDFDNEAGARDAVRRLTGFGHRRIAMISAPLALNFAAQRRAGYLSALREAGIEPDPALLVECPFTHDGGLQAVRALLARAERPTALLVDNNIAGGGAFRALVDSGLRLGEDMSLIVYDGVPPGLAHPYRVTAVVQPTGHASGRSLAELMLRLLGDGVREHRLEAPAIEAGDTDGPLRDQPAR, from the coding sequence ATGCGAGGAGTGACGGTGAAGGTGAATCTGAAGGCGCTGTCGGACGCGCTCGGGCTGTCGCGGACGACGGTCAGCCGTGCGCTGAACGGCTACGACGACGTCAGCGAGGCGACGCGCGAACGCGTGGCGCGAGTTGCACGGGAAATGGGCTATGTGGCGGACCCGACCGCGCGCCGGCTGGCGACCGGTCGGGCCGACATGATCGGGATCGTTTATCCGTTCGGCGCGGGCGATCTCGGCGATCCGCGTTTCGGCGAGGTCGTCGCGGGCATCACCGAGCGGCTCGCGGAACGCAATCTCGATTTCATCATCGCGTCGGCGCGGCCGAACGCGGAACTGGACACCTATCGGCGCATCGTCGAAGGCAAACTCGTCGACGGCCTGATCGTCGCGCGAACGCTGGTCGACGATCCGCGCATCGCGTACCTGCAGGCGAGCGCGTTTCCGTACGTGGCGTACGGCCGGACCCGGATGGCCGAGCCGTACGCGTGGTTCGACTTCGACAACGAAGCGGGCGCGCGGGACGCGGTGCGCCGGCTGACGGGTTTCGGGCACCGGCGCATTGCGATGATCAGCGCGCCGCTTGCCCTGAATTTCGCCGCGCAGCGCCGTGCAGGCTATCTGTCGGCCCTGCGCGAAGCCGGCATCGAGCCGGATCCGGCGCTGCTCGTCGAGTGCCCGTTCACGCACGACGGCGGGTTGCAGGCGGTGCGGGCGCTGCTCGCGCGCGCCGAGCGGCCGACGGCGCTGCTGGTCGACAACAATATCGCGGGCGGCGGCGCGTTTCGGGCGCTCGTGGACAGCGGGCTGCGCCTGGGCGAGGACATGTCGCTGATCGTCTACGACGGCGTGCCGCCGGGCCTCGCGCACCCGTATCGCGTGACGGCGGTCGTGCAGCCGACCGGCCACGCATCGGGGCGCTCGCTCGCGGAACTGATGCTGCGCCTGCTGGGCGACGGCGTGCGCGAGCACCGGCTCGAGGCGCCGGCAATCGAGGCGGGCGACACCGACGGTCCGTTGCGCGACCAGCCGGCGCGGTGA
- a CDS encoding glycoside hydrolase family 68 protein, translating into MTYFPLFRPTTTKRLLLAGGALAAFASVAHAQSSGTGAPMPTPHTQQAYDPEGNFTMRWTRADIRQIVAQSHTAGADKNSLPQALTMPDIPQDFPLINSNVWVWDTWPLADLRANQLSYKGWEVIFSLTADPHAGYTFDDRHVHARIGFFYRRAGIPASQRPANGGWTWGGHLFPDGASARVFGTAPMTNNAEWSGSARLTNGSNVSLYYTATSFNRSAPGGADITPPQAIITRADGNIHADDKHVWFTGFGDHKALLQPDGNYYQTGQQNTYFSFRDPFVFTDPAHPGKTYMVFEGNTGGQRGARTCTEADLGYAPNDPYKEDLNAVMNSGAVYQKANVGLAVATNPQLTEWKFLPPILSANCVDDQTERPQIYLKDGKYYLFTISHRTTMAAGVDGPDGVYGFVGNGIRSDFLPLNGGSGLVLGNPTDFSAPAGAPYSQDPNQNPREFQSYSHYVMPGGLVESFIDAIGPRRGGTLAPTVKVGINGTSTAVDRTYGRGGLGGYGDIPANLPATGDGHNP; encoded by the coding sequence ATGACATACTTTCCCCTTTTCCGCCCGACGACGACCAAACGTTTGCTCCTCGCTGGCGGCGCACTTGCCGCCTTCGCGTCCGTCGCGCACGCGCAGTCCAGCGGCACGGGCGCGCCCATGCCCACGCCCCATACGCAGCAGGCCTACGATCCCGAAGGCAACTTCACGATGCGCTGGACGCGTGCGGACATCCGCCAGATCGTCGCGCAGTCGCACACCGCCGGCGCCGACAAGAACTCGCTGCCGCAAGCGCTGACGATGCCGGACATCCCGCAGGATTTCCCGCTGATCAACTCGAACGTGTGGGTATGGGACACGTGGCCGCTGGCCGACCTGCGCGCGAACCAGCTCAGCTACAAGGGCTGGGAGGTGATCTTCTCGCTCACCGCCGATCCGCACGCGGGCTACACGTTCGACGACCGTCACGTCCACGCCCGCATCGGCTTCTTCTATCGCCGCGCGGGCATCCCCGCGTCGCAGCGCCCCGCCAACGGCGGCTGGACCTGGGGCGGCCACCTGTTCCCGGACGGCGCGAGCGCCAGGGTATTCGGCACCGCACCGATGACCAACAACGCCGAATGGTCCGGCTCCGCGCGCCTCACGAACGGCAGCAACGTCAGCCTGTACTACACCGCGACGTCGTTCAACCGCTCGGCGCCCGGCGGCGCGGACATCACGCCGCCGCAGGCGATCATCACGCGCGCCGACGGCAACATCCACGCCGACGACAAGCACGTGTGGTTCACCGGCTTCGGCGATCACAAGGCGCTGCTGCAACCGGACGGCAACTACTACCAGACCGGCCAGCAGAACACCTACTTCTCGTTCCGCGATCCGTTCGTGTTCACCGATCCCGCGCACCCGGGCAAGACCTACATGGTCTTCGAAGGCAATACGGGCGGCCAGCGCGGCGCACGCACCTGCACCGAGGCCGATCTCGGCTACGCGCCGAACGATCCGTACAAGGAAGATCTCAACGCGGTGATGAATTCGGGCGCAGTGTATCAAAAGGCCAATGTCGGCCTGGCGGTCGCGACGAACCCGCAATTGACCGAATGGAAGTTCCTGCCGCCGATCCTGTCGGCGAACTGCGTCGACGACCAGACCGAGCGCCCGCAGATCTACCTGAAGGACGGCAAGTACTACCTGTTCACGATCAGCCACCGCACGACGATGGCGGCCGGCGTCGACGGCCCGGACGGCGTGTACGGTTTCGTCGGCAACGGCATCCGCAGCGACTTCCTGCCGCTGAACGGCGGCAGCGGCCTCGTGCTCGGCAACCCGACCGACTTCTCCGCGCCGGCCGGCGCACCGTATTCGCAGGATCCGAACCAGAACCCGCGCGAATTCCAGTCGTATTCGCACTACGTGATGCCGGGCGGGCTCGTCGAGTCGTTCATCGATGCGATCGGCCCGCGTCGCGGCGGCACGCTCGCGCCGACGGTGAAGGTCGGCATCAACGGAACGTCGACGGCGGTCGATCGCACGTATGGCCGCGGCGGGCTCGGCGGCTACGGCGACATTCCGGCGAACCTGCCCGCGACGGGCGACGGCCACAACCCGTGA
- a CDS encoding glycoside hydrolase family 32 protein, whose product MISTSFRFSARIARLLLACVACTQVAAAPCHAPADDGTPQWRPALHYTPQRNWMNDPNGLVYDNGRYHLFYQYNPLGNDWGNMSWGHATSTDLVHWREQPVAMRANATEEIFSGSIVADTLNTSGLGTPGHSPLVALYTSVYKAGSGHAPGIQAQSLAYSLDHGTTWQPYARNPVLTLDPESKQFRDPKVSWYAPGGYWLMTTVVADAHVVKLYRSDDLIHWNFLSDFTRPGVPHDGALWEMPDLVPLPLDGDPAQTRWVMIVNVNPWSIAGGSGAMYFVGHFDGRTFTPDRVAPAGSDPAQFHWVDHGADFYAAGTFSGAPGSRPVAIAWMSNWDYAAKVPTAPWRGAMTLPRELSLKTIDGEPTLVVAPAAAFDAWADGRPAVHEGDLTVDSATRALSPATRSTVQRITVTLEPRHAARAGLIVRRSADGSVGTRIVYDTVKRTLTLDRSRSGEANFAGTFSGEHIVDLPLEHGRLRLEIVVDRGSVEVFANGGRVALTDLIFPPPDADRVAVFAEHGRATFSGLTVTQLEAGGDRLGACAAR is encoded by the coding sequence ATGATATCGACGTCTTTTCGCTTTTCCGCCCGGATCGCCCGGTTGCTGCTCGCCTGCGTGGCCTGTACCCAGGTCGCTGCCGCGCCCTGCCACGCGCCGGCTGACGACGGCACCCCGCAATGGCGACCCGCGCTCCATTACACGCCGCAGCGCAACTGGATGAACGATCCGAACGGGCTCGTCTACGACAACGGACGCTATCACCTGTTCTACCAATACAATCCGCTCGGCAACGACTGGGGCAACATGTCGTGGGGCCATGCGACGAGCACCGACCTCGTCCACTGGCGCGAGCAGCCGGTCGCGATGCGCGCGAACGCGACGGAGGAAATCTTCTCCGGCTCGATCGTCGCCGACACCCTCAATACGTCCGGCCTGGGCACGCCCGGCCACTCGCCGCTCGTCGCGCTTTATACGAGCGTGTACAAGGCGGGCTCCGGCCACGCGCCGGGCATTCAGGCGCAGTCGCTCGCGTACAGCCTCGATCACGGCACGACGTGGCAACCTTACGCACGCAATCCGGTGCTGACGCTCGACCCGGAATCGAAGCAATTTCGCGATCCGAAAGTGTCGTGGTATGCGCCGGGCGGCTACTGGCTGATGACGACGGTCGTCGCCGATGCGCACGTCGTGAAGCTCTATCGCTCGGACGACCTGATCCACTGGAATTTCCTGAGCGATTTCACGCGGCCGGGCGTGCCGCACGACGGCGCGCTGTGGGAAATGCCCGACCTCGTGCCGCTGCCGCTCGACGGCGACCCCGCACAAACACGGTGGGTCATGATCGTCAACGTCAACCCGTGGTCGATCGCCGGCGGCTCGGGCGCGATGTATTTCGTCGGCCACTTCGACGGCCGCACGTTTACGCCGGATCGCGTCGCCCCCGCCGGTTCCGATCCCGCGCAATTCCACTGGGTCGACCACGGCGCGGATTTCTACGCAGCCGGCACCTTCTCGGGCGCGCCCGGCTCACGGCCGGTCGCGATCGCGTGGATGAGCAACTGGGATTACGCGGCGAAAGTGCCGACCGCGCCGTGGCGCGGCGCGATGACCCTGCCGCGTGAACTCTCGCTGAAAACGATCGACGGTGAACCGACGCTCGTCGTCGCGCCGGCCGCCGCGTTCGACGCATGGGCGGACGGCCGGCCCGCCGTGCACGAAGGCGACCTCACGGTCGACTCCGCGACACGCGCGCTGTCGCCCGCGACGCGCAGCACCGTCCAGCGCATCACGGTCACGCTCGAGCCGCGGCACGCGGCGCGTGCCGGCCTGATCGTCCGGCGCTCGGCGGACGGCTCGGTCGGCACCCGGATCGTGTACGACACCGTGAAGCGCACGCTGACGCTCGACCGCTCCCGCTCCGGCGAAGCGAATTTCGCCGGCACGTTCAGCGGCGAACACATCGTGGACCTGCCGCTCGAGCACGGACGGCTGCGGCTCGAGATCGTCGTCGATCGCGGCTCGGTCGAAGTGTTCGCGAACGGCGGCCGCGTGGCGCTCACCGACCTGATCTTCCCGCCGCCCGACGCGGACCGCGTCGCCGTGTTCGCCGAGCACGGCCGCGCGACGTTCTCCGGGCTCACGGTGACGCAGCTCGAAGCCGGCGGCGACAGGCTTGGCGCCTGTGCGGCGCGATAG
- a CDS encoding SDR family oxidoreductase produces the protein MQRFEGKTVLVTGGNSGIGLAAARAFAAEGARVIITGRDAQTLEAARQTLGADALAIRNEAGSVASARALADAIASAGARLDAVFINAGVAKLAPFADSDEAMWDLVFNTNVKGAYFQIQSLVPLLNRGASIVINGSINAHIGMPGSSVYAASKAAVNSFAKTLSTELLPHGVRVNVVSPGPVQTPLYGKLGFDAATLDETADKIKGLVPIGRFGTPDEIASTVLHLSAPESAFIVGAEIIASGGMGLL, from the coding sequence ATGCAACGCTTCGAAGGAAAGACGGTCCTCGTCACGGGCGGCAACAGCGGCATCGGCCTGGCGGCCGCCAGGGCATTCGCGGCCGAAGGCGCGCGGGTCATCATCACCGGGCGCGATGCGCAGACGCTCGAGGCCGCGCGGCAAACGCTCGGCGCGGATGCGCTCGCGATCCGCAACGAGGCCGGCAGCGTCGCGTCGGCCCGCGCGCTGGCCGATGCGATCGCGTCGGCGGGGGCGCGGCTCGACGCCGTGTTCATCAACGCGGGCGTCGCGAAACTCGCGCCGTTCGCCGACAGCGACGAGGCCATGTGGGATCTCGTGTTCAACACCAACGTGAAGGGCGCGTATTTCCAGATCCAGTCGCTGGTGCCGCTGCTGAACCGTGGCGCGTCGATCGTGATCAACGGCTCGATCAACGCGCACATCGGGATGCCCGGCTCGTCGGTGTACGCGGCGAGCAAGGCGGCCGTCAATTCGTTCGCGAAGACGCTGTCGACGGAACTGCTGCCGCACGGCGTGCGCGTGAACGTCGTGAGCCCGGGGCCCGTGCAGACGCCGCTCTACGGCAAGCTCGGGTTCGACGCGGCCACGCTCGACGAGACGGCCGACAAGATCAAGGGCCTCGTTCCGATCGGCCGGTTCGGCACGCCGGACGAGATCGCGTCGACGGTGCTGCACCTCAGCGCGCCGGAATCCGCGTTCATCGTCGGCGCGGAGATCATCGCGTCGGGCGGGATGGGCTTGCTCTGA
- a CDS encoding LysR family transcriptional regulator yields the protein MLSEDELALLDAIRATGSLSRAAARLGKAPSTVSHAARQLETRFDALLFDRRGYRLQLTPAGQLLTDEAARLALDVARLTQRVRQVASGWEDRLWIVSDEVLEFDTLLPVVHAFDALDSGVSLRFTHEVLGGTWEALRDGRADLVVGATNEPPAIPGFKWFELGAIEWVFAVSPRHPLAAVSGALTRDAIGAHRAVVVADSSRRAAGRAYGLLGGQAVLAVPSMRAKILAQRDGLGVGWVPRRRVASLLARGELVERQTADPREPNRLYVAWHGDRDGRALQWWLEQLREPRLAQRLLDGIDVAG from the coding sequence ATGCTGTCCGAAGACGAACTTGCGCTGCTCGACGCGATCCGCGCCACCGGCAGCCTGTCGCGGGCGGCCGCGCGGCTCGGCAAGGCGCCGTCGACGGTATCGCACGCGGCGCGCCAGCTCGAAACGCGCTTCGACGCGCTGCTGTTCGACCGGCGCGGCTACCGGCTGCAGCTCACGCCGGCCGGACAACTGCTGACCGACGAGGCGGCGCGGCTGGCGCTGGACGTCGCGCGACTGACGCAGCGCGTGCGGCAGGTCGCGAGCGGCTGGGAAGACCGACTGTGGATCGTCAGCGACGAGGTGCTGGAGTTCGACACGCTGTTGCCCGTCGTCCACGCGTTCGATGCGCTCGATTCCGGCGTGTCGTTGCGTTTCACGCACGAAGTGCTTGGCGGTACCTGGGAAGCGCTGCGCGACGGCCGTGCGGACCTGGTGGTCGGCGCGACCAACGAGCCGCCGGCGATTCCCGGCTTCAAGTGGTTCGAGCTGGGGGCGATCGAGTGGGTGTTCGCGGTATCGCCGCGCCATCCGCTAGCCGCCGTGAGTGGCGCACTGACGCGAGATGCGATCGGCGCGCACCGGGCGGTCGTCGTCGCCGATTCGTCGCGGCGCGCGGCCGGCCGCGCGTATGGCCTGCTCGGCGGGCAGGCCGTGCTGGCGGTGCCGTCGATGCGCGCGAAGATCCTCGCGCAGCGCGACGGGCTCGGCGTCGGCTGGGTGCCGCGCCGGCGCGTGGCGTCGCTGCTGGCGCGCGGCGAACTCGTGGAAAGACAGACGGCCGATCCGCGCGAGCCGAACCGGCTGTATGTCGCGTGGCACGGCGACCGGGACGGCCGGGCGCTGCAATGGTGGCTCGAGCAATTGCGCGAACCGAGGCTCGCGCAGCGGCTGCTCGACGGGATCGACGTGGCCGGCTGA